A window of Halobacillus naozhouensis genomic DNA:
AATTTGCTCTTCTACTGTTGTCGTTAGCTTTTCTAATGATTGATCTTCATTGATAACACTTAAACTGACTACAGGAAAGGCGCTAAAACTCAGCCGACTGACTGAAGGTTCCTGTGCTGACTCAGGCAGTGACACTTTCGCAACTGCATCTTTTAATTCATCCTCAGCTTCATCTAGATTCTTATCAAAGGTGTACTGCAGTTGAAGAGAAGAAGCATTTTGATACGATGTAGAACTGACTGTCTTCACTCCACTCAATTGACTGACCTGTTGTTCTATAGGCTTTGAGATTTCTTCAGCAACCTCTTCTGGTGTAGCTCCAGGATAAACGGTAGACACCGTAATGATAGGTGGTTCAATATCCGGAATCGTTTCTAGTTTCATATTTAAACCTGAATATAAACCTGCTATGGTTATAATAATAGTCATTAACCAGATCGCAAATTTATTGTTCATAGAAAAATTAATTATCTGTTTCATACAAACCCCTCCCCCAATTTGACCAGTTAGTCATAACAAACTATAATATAAATGACTAAACGGTCATAAGTCAAGAGAGGAACTCGTTTGAATTTAACTAAGGAGTCATCACAATATGGAAGATAAAAGCATTTTCATTATCGAACACGCTATTAAACTATTTGCAAACAAAGGATTCAGTGCCACTTCCGTCCAGGAAATTGCTAATGAGTGTGGTATTTCTAAGGGAGCCTTTTATTTGCATTTTAAATCAAAGGATGCTCTTTTATTAGAGATTTTTTATTATTATTCTAGAAAAATTCAGCTCAAAACAGATGAAATTGAAGCAGAAGATTTACAGCCGCGTCAAAAATTCATTCAAAAACTCTCCGTTACATTTGAAGAGATTATCACACATCGTGAATTTATAATTATGCAAATACGAGAGCAGGCCATTCCCTTCAATCACGATATTGAGGAATTTTTGCGCCACATGAGATTCAATTCTTATCATTTTTACAAAAAGAACCTGATTGATATCTACGGGGATCGTATTAACGAATTCGTATGGGAAGTCACTCTCATTTTGCAGGGGATATTTAAAACGTATATTGACTTAATAATAATAGAGAATGTGAAGTTTGATATTAAACGACTTTGTGAAGAAATGTTAAAACGTGCAGATTATATTGTTGAGGGGTTCAAACACAATAATGACCAACCAGTCATTACCCATGAGCTTATGAGTGAGATCATTCCTGATGATTTCTATTCTCGGCAGTTAGAGCTCATGAAACATACATTAGAGGAAAAACAGGCGGCTGCTCCAAAAGAAATCCAGGACACCATTGCTGTATTACTGGAAGAACTTATCAGAACGGAGCCTCGTACCGCCGTCATTAAGGGAATGCTGACAAATCTTGAAGAAGAGGATGGATTCCAGCAAATAGTCGGGCAGATTCGTTCCTATTTTCATGTGTAACCTGCCACAACCAGGCATCATCGAGGTTCGTGGCTGCCTTCCTCTTCCATTTGCTCGGCTTCAATGATTTCATCAAGGATAGGATACACGGATTCTACACCCTTTTGTGCGATTAGACATGCCACTCCCAATGTTGTCGACCAAAAGGACTCAGGAATGTAAGGATTCTTTAAACCGGCGGGCTGGAACAACGCCCGGTAAATTCGATTAACGTGCTGCTCTGTTGTTTGAGAATCCGTTTCACGTTCGCCTCGTGCCAGCAGAAACACATAACGCATCGACTGAAATAAGTTATCACCCGGCATAAACGTGTATTCTTTAAAAAATTTCACCTGTTTCTCAGTTTCCTGCTTTAAGCCGGAACCCACAGCCAGATCATCTAAATGTTCATGCAAATGCCGATACACTTGTTGAAAAATTCTGCGCTTCTCCTCCTGCATCACCTTATCTGTATAAATGCTTTGTAATTTTTCAAAGGCAGTTTCTTTTGTCCAAGTCATAGGAATCACCTCTTCATTCTTATTCGATAAAAGTATTTTCATTCCTTCCAAAGCCAAAGTTCTTAGCCTCCCATTCTACCGAACCATATAGCTCCGGGAGAGATGACGAGTGTTCCTTTAATAAGTCGGGAAGGTGCGGTACGATTTTATTCCAAACCATCGGGTTAGCTGCCATGGCTTGAAAGAGAGCCTTCTCGTCCCGTGACCATGGCCTCATGGATTGAATGTAATCAAGAGTTAATCGATAGCCTGGCTCTAATTGTTCGTCCCGCTTTTGCTTAAATTCAGCCATCACATGATCCCAGGATCTCCCTTCATCATGTTTCTGTATAGCCTCCGCCAACAAGAAGGACTGCATGAATGCATCGTTTATTCCGAGGCCAGTACTCGGGTCTTTACTATGAGCAGCATCTCCAATTAAAGCCCATCCTTCTCCAGCCGGCTCCCGAAAAAAATTCGGTACGCCGGGTGTACCGACGATTTTCCCTTGCAGCGAAGCCCTTTGCAACCGTTTTTCCATCCCATAGAAAGATTGATAAATCTCTTTAAATT
This region includes:
- a CDS encoding TetR/AcrR family transcriptional regulator, which translates into the protein MEDKSIFIIEHAIKLFANKGFSATSVQEIANECGISKGAFYLHFKSKDALLLEIFYYYSRKIQLKTDEIEAEDLQPRQKFIQKLSVTFEEIITHREFIIMQIREQAIPFNHDIEEFLRHMRFNSYHFYKKNLIDIYGDRINEFVWEVTLILQGIFKTYIDLIIIENVKFDIKRLCEEMLKRADYIVEGFKHNNDQPVITHELMSEIIPDDFYSRQLELMKHTLEEKQAAAPKEIQDTIAVLLEELIRTEPRTAVIKGMLTNLEEEDGFQQIVGQIRSYFHV